In a genomic window of Acropora muricata isolate sample 2 chromosome 2, ASM3666990v1, whole genome shotgun sequence:
- the LOC136897599 gene encoding coiled-coil domain-containing protein 167-like has translation MIYRYQSPSRDTNCRFFVAWLKYSSITTFTSLQLPEEKMPTIVSQIEDLENKIKASEDQIDKIDRSLRLRNLSDVERNDLENEMKHLKEKIEQQEKDLGALRKENRKSMAVSVAIFALLSLGYLLFNSL, from the exons ATGATATATAGATACCAGTCTCCTTCTCGTGATACCAATTGTCGCTTCTTTGTCGCCTGGTTGAAGTACTCGAGCATTACTACGTTTACTTCGTTACAGTTACCGGAGGAAAAAATGCCAACAATCGTTAGCCAG ATTGAAgatcttgaaaacaaaatcaaggcGTCGGAGGATCAAATAGACAAGATTGACAGAAGTCTTCGTTTGAGAAATCTATCTGACGTCGAAAG GAATGAtctggaaaatgaaatgaaacatttaaaagagaaaatagaGCAACAAG agaaagaCCTTGGGGCACTTaggaaagaaaacaggaaatccATGGCTGTCTCAGTTGCAATTTTTGCACTCCTCTCTCTTGGATATTTGCTATTTAACAGCTTATGA
- the LOC136897590 gene encoding protein cornichon homolog 1-like, with amino-acid sequence MSYEVLAFILAILISISLIFFAIWNIIAFDDLKTDYKNPVDLCNNLNPLVLPEYGIHLFISLLLLAGGQWTAFIFNLPLLIYNIFRYANRPLMSVPGLYDPTEVMNATEMTRCQREGWIKLTFYLLSFFYYLYRMMYALLA; translated from the exons ATGTCGTACGAAGTCTTAGCTTTCATCTTGGCTATTCTTATCAGTATTTCTTTGATATTTTTCGCTATATGGAAT ATCATTGCCTTTGATGACCTCAAAACGGACTACAAAAACCCTGTGGACCTCTGTAACAATTTAAACCCG CTTGTATTACCAGAATATggaattcatttatttattagttTACTCCTGCTGGCTGGTGGACAATGGACAGCATTTATTTTTAATCTCCCTCTTTTAATCTACAACATCTTCAG ATATGCTAATAGGCCCCTCATGAGCGTTCCAGGTCTGTACGATCCCACTGAGGTCATGAATGCTACTGAAATGACAAGATGTCAGCGGGAGGGTTGGATCAAACTGACTTTCTATCTATTAAGCTTCTTTTATTATCTGTATAG GATGATGTACGCATTGTTGGCCTGA
- the LOC136897584 gene encoding glia maturation factor beta-like, whose amino-acid sequence MSASVKICDVDPEVIAKAKKLRMRKEQNIAALIFKIEPEKYLIVLDEEHEDISIDDLREELPSQQPRYVLLSYVLAHDDGRKSFPLCFIYISPQGCKPELQMMYSGSKKALEKDIGATKIFELRSVEELTEEWLVEKLKFFR is encoded by the exons ATGTCTGCAAGCGTG AAAATTTGTGATGTTGACCCTGAAGTGAtagcaaaagcaaaaaagttGAGGATGCGAAAGGAGCAAAACATAGCTGCCTTAATTT TTAAGATTGAACCTGAGAAGTATTTGATTGTCTTGGATGAAGAACATGAG GACATATCTATTGACGACCTCAGAGAGGAACTGCCTTCCCAGCAGCCTCG CTATGTGCTACTTAGTTATGTATTAGCGCATGATGATGGAAGAAAATCATTTCCTCTGTGTTTCATTTATATCAGTCCACAGG GGTGTAAACCAGAACTACAGATGATGTACTCTGGTTCCAAAAAGGCTCTCGAGAAAGATATTGGAGCAACCAAG atttttGAATTAAGATCTGTAGAAGAATTGACAGAAGAGTGGTTGGTTGAAAAGCTGAAGTTTTTCCGTTAA
- the LOC136908844 gene encoding nematocyst expressed protein 3-like: protein MVCKPVFVLFILSALVFEGLSRSTKEGEQTKRQEEEQPAAEAEAGAEESGSAEEPTTAPPAAGATTPTPPPAGGPPPPAGGPPPPAGGVPPAPNPITDAVNQACAGFQQCVAMKDPSMCLQEMLTALSAVSGGPAGGAAGTSPCGQTTAPCQGGAVAAPMPQPMPYPQPAPYPMPYPGDISMQPASCGGTYPCKDKPRKSKKGKKHRDSKDKKHHKSHHKKA, encoded by the exons ATGGTGTGCAAGCCAGTTTTCGTTCTTTTCATCCTCTCAGCTTTGGTATTTGAGGGTCTCTCTCGCTCGACGAAAGAG GGTGAACAAACGAAGCGTCAAGAAGAAGAGCAACCCGCTGCAGAAGCCGAAGCAG GGGCTGAAGAGAGTGGGAGTGCTGAAGAACCCACAACTGCACCACCCGCTGCTGGAGCTACTACTCCAACCCCTCCTCCCGCTGGTGGTCCCCCACCACCTGCTGGGGGACCACCCCCACCCGCTGGGGGAGTACCACCTGCTCCAAATCCGATCACCGATGCTGTT AATCAAGCGTGCGCTGGCTTCCAGCAATGTGTTGCCATGAAAGACCCTTCCATGTGCCTTCAAGAGATGCTGACTGCCTTATCAGCAGTTTCTGGCGGCCCAGCTGGTGGAGCTGCCGGAACATCTCCCTGCGGCCAAACAACAGCCCCTTGCCAGGGAGGAGCTGTAGCTGCTCCCATGCCTCAACCGATGCCGTATCCACAACCGGCACCTTACCCGATGCCGTATCCAGGGGACATTTCGATGCAGCCAGCATCGTGTGGCGGGACATACCCGTGCAAGGACAAACCAAGGAAgagcaaaaagggaaagaaacacCGTGACAGCAAAGACAAAAAGCACCACAAATCGCACCACAAAAAAGCATAG